In the genome of Pseudomonas sp. LBUM920, one region contains:
- a CDS encoding AraC family transcriptional regulator, translated as MPGTRVTTYGMEQRSDRPDFYIRDKRGRAALTSPHRHEYFQIQINLGGDTVQHIGGAVRPFPHKALAFILPHRLHVIPHPEDGEFMLINFSQAFFLPQLTCDPLDLEDIPIGQAPELSPFRFQEQLDFILDDAAFDDVKSWLAHMRTLDAQRTFGARERLKGYLFQLIGLVCEQYAEPLQAFAANNATRRGRKDALARVQGYIREHLHEPTLNLTDAAAAAFLSPNYLTHLLRKETGKPFSQLVLDRRMQLARTLLLNSAQMIGVIAQRCGFTDEAYFSRCFRKAHGMAPGQYRRQQQANAV; from the coding sequence ATGCCAGGCACCCGCGTCACCACTTATGGCATGGAACAACGCAGCGACCGTCCCGACTTTTATATCCGCGACAAGCGCGGGCGGGCGGCGCTGACCAGCCCGCATCGGCATGAATATTTCCAGATCCAGATCAACCTGGGCGGCGACACCGTGCAGCATATCGGCGGCGCGGTGCGGCCGTTTCCGCACAAGGCGCTAGCGTTTATCCTGCCCCATCGCCTGCATGTGATTCCCCACCCCGAAGACGGCGAGTTCATGCTGATCAACTTCAGCCAGGCGTTTTTTCTGCCGCAGCTGACCTGCGACCCGCTGGACCTGGAGGACATTCCCATCGGCCAAGCCCCGGAGTTGTCGCCGTTTCGCTTTCAGGAGCAATTGGATTTCATCCTCGACGATGCGGCCTTCGACGACGTGAAATCCTGGCTGGCGCACATGCGCACCCTGGACGCCCAGCGCACCTTCGGCGCCCGTGAGCGGTTGAAAGGCTATCTCTTCCAACTGATCGGTCTGGTCTGCGAGCAGTACGCCGAACCGCTGCAGGCATTTGCCGCCAATAACGCGACCCGGCGCGGGCGCAAGGACGCCCTGGCGCGGGTGCAGGGCTACATTCGCGAGCATCTGCACGAGCCAACCCTCAACCTGACTGACGCTGCGGCCGCTGCCTTCCTCTCGCCCAACTACCTCACGCATTTGTTGCGCAAGGAAACCGGCAAACCCTTTTCGCAACTGGTACTGGATCGCCGCATGCAGTTGGCGCGCACCTTGTTGCTCAACAGCGCGCAAATGATCGGCGTGATCGCCCAGCGCTGCGGGTTTACCGATGAGGCGTACTTTTCGCGCTGCTTTCGCAAGGCGCATGGCATGGCGCCGGGGCAGTATCGCCGCCAGCAGCAGGCGAATGCGGTGTAG
- a CDS encoding DUF1652 domain-containing protein, which translates to MMSIIELNRIMASGFLPLVCECSLNSDGSLRISVFEPASGRVDLLLTRVSPQGLDSVRSIANLIGELRTEIKAGRRGFAAVG; encoded by the coding sequence ATGATGTCGATCATCGAACTCAACCGCATCATGGCCTCGGGCTTCCTGCCGCTTGTGTGTGAGTGCAGCCTCAACAGCGACGGCTCGCTGCGCATCAGCGTATTTGAACCGGCGTCCGGGCGTGTCGACCTGTTGCTGACCCGGGTGTCGCCCCAAGGTCTGGACAGCGTCCGTTCCATCGCAAACCTGATTGGCGAACTGCGCACCGAGATCAAGGCCGGGCGTCGCGGCTTTGCGGCAGTCGGTTAG
- a CDS encoding Gfo/Idh/MocA family protein: protein MTTVRWGMIGCGSVTELKSGPAFYKAPGSALVAVMGRREEAVRDYAARHGIARFYTDAQALIDDPEVDAVYIATPPDSHLEYSLMVAAAGKHCCVEKPMALNAEQSALMQRTFERAGLHLFVSYYRRSLPRFEQVRDWLRDGRIGELRQVIWTLSKPPAAADASAANWRTDPAVAGGGYFADLASHGFDLFQFLAGDIVEVTGFTARQAGEYAAEDAVTACWTFGSGALGMGCWNFVADRREDRVELIGSRGRITFAVFEDQPLRLEGEVDEVLEVPCHAHIQWHHVLAMNAHIRGEAEHPSLAIEALKTDRVLDKVLQRNPNRPE from the coding sequence ATGACTACCGTACGTTGGGGCATGATCGGTTGTGGCAGTGTCACTGAATTGAAGAGTGGACCCGCTTTCTACAAAGCGCCAGGTTCGGCACTGGTGGCCGTGATGGGGCGTCGCGAGGAGGCGGTGCGCGATTATGCGGCACGCCACGGCATTGCGCGCTTCTATACCGACGCTCAGGCACTGATCGACGACCCTGAAGTGGACGCCGTGTACATCGCTACACCGCCTGACAGCCACCTTGAATACAGCCTGATGGTGGCGGCCGCCGGCAAACATTGCTGTGTCGAGAAACCCATGGCCCTCAACGCTGAGCAAAGCGCGTTGATGCAGCGCACCTTCGAACGCGCCGGGTTGCACTTGTTTGTTTCCTACTACCGCCGCTCGCTGCCGCGCTTTGAGCAGGTGCGTGACTGGCTGCGAGACGGGCGCATCGGTGAATTGCGCCAAGTGATCTGGACCTTGAGCAAACCACCGGCCGCCGCGGACGCCAGTGCCGCCAATTGGCGTACCGACCCGGCTGTTGCCGGTGGCGGCTATTTTGCTGACCTCGCCAGCCACGGGTTTGATTTGTTTCAGTTTCTGGCCGGCGATATCGTCGAAGTCACCGGGTTTACCGCCCGACAGGCCGGGGAATATGCCGCCGAAGATGCGGTGACGGCCTGCTGGACCTTCGGTTCCGGCGCGCTGGGCATGGGCTGCTGGAACTTCGTTGCGGACCGCCGCGAAGATCGCGTAGAGCTGATCGGCAGCCGCGGCCGCATCACCTTTGCCGTGTTCGAAGACCAGCCATTGCGCCTTGAAGGCGAAGTCGACGAAGTGCTCGAAGTACCTTGCCATGCGCATATCCAGTGGCACCATGTGCTGGCGATGAACGCCCACATTCGTGGCGAGGCCGAGCATCCTTCGCTGGCGATCGAGGCGTTGAAGACCGATCGGGTTCTGGACAAGGTACTGCAGCGCAATCCCAACCGCCCCGAGTAA
- a CDS encoding periplasmic heavy metal sensor, whose product MTPKSLKPWLLVSVLLNVFLIGGVGGGLYHWMATPRPAEAVVNQHGLRQAMIKLPPERRKELRQLLRQNRADSQPLIMAGREARLGVIKQLEAPSLDREVLVTELAKAREADAALRALVDTTLAQFASNLPQDERQKLVEALYQRGQAKSREKLPQVAGNKPRS is encoded by the coding sequence ATGACCCCAAAATCCCTTAAACCGTGGTTGCTTGTCTCGGTGCTGCTCAACGTGTTTTTGATCGGCGGCGTGGGTGGCGGCCTCTACCACTGGATGGCCACGCCCCGGCCTGCCGAAGCGGTGGTCAACCAGCACGGTTTGCGCCAGGCGATGATCAAATTGCCGCCAGAGCGCCGCAAGGAATTGCGCCAGTTACTGCGCCAGAACCGTGCCGACAGCCAACCGCTGATCATGGCCGGTCGCGAAGCGCGGCTGGGCGTGATCAAACAGCTGGAAGCGCCGAGCCTTGATCGCGAAGTGCTGGTGACGGAGCTGGCCAAGGCGCGCGAGGCCGACGCCGCGCTGCGGGCCTTGGTGGACACGACACTGGCGCAGTTCGCGAGCAATCTGCCCCAGGATGAACGGCAGAAACTGGTGGAGGCGTTGTACCAGCGCGGGCAGGCCAAAAGCCGCGAGAAACTTCCCCAGGTCGCGGGGAATAAACCGCGCTCTTGA
- a CDS encoding helix-turn-helix domain-containing protein, with amino-acid sequence MKHHRLDLHHPSMSKDADVFPRAVVAVSASSTSERWEHTPHSHRKGQLMYTLRGVIHCQIEAGIWIVPPQCALWIPGGLPHAARGSGEAEVYCLLIDPDVSGALPAQCCTLAVSGLLHELIGKAVSFPQLYDEDGAQGRLINTLLDELAQAPVEALHLPMPQDPRLRRLAESLLADPSDKATLSQWAVRIGMSERSMTRLLLEELGLSFGRWRRQLHVILSLQRLAKGESVQRVALDLGYENASGFITMFRKAVGQPPARYLADRAGASSTTPAAISMHSGA; translated from the coding sequence ATGAAGCACCACCGCCTCGATCTGCATCATCCCTCGATGTCCAAGGATGCCGACGTGTTCCCGCGTGCGGTGGTGGCCGTGAGTGCCAGCAGCACCAGCGAACGCTGGGAGCACACGCCGCACTCACATCGCAAAGGCCAACTGATGTACACCCTGCGCGGGGTGATTCACTGTCAGATCGAGGCCGGTATCTGGATCGTGCCGCCCCAGTGCGCCCTGTGGATTCCCGGCGGCCTGCCGCACGCCGCGAGGGGTTCAGGTGAGGCCGAGGTGTATTGCCTGTTGATCGATCCCGACGTCAGCGGCGCCCTGCCCGCGCAATGCTGCACCCTGGCTGTGTCGGGCCTGTTGCATGAGTTGATCGGCAAGGCGGTGAGTTTCCCGCAGCTGTATGACGAAGACGGCGCCCAGGGACGTTTGATCAACACGCTGCTCGATGAACTGGCCCAGGCACCGGTCGAAGCCCTGCATTTGCCCATGCCCCAGGACCCGAGGCTGCGACGCCTGGCGGAGAGTTTGCTGGCCGACCCCAGCGACAAGGCCACCCTCAGCCAATGGGCCGTGCGCATCGGCATGAGCGAGCGCAGCATGACGCGCTTGCTGTTGGAGGAGCTGGGCCTGAGCTTCGGTCGCTGGCGCAGGCAGTTGCATGTGATCCTGTCTCTGCAACGCCTGGCCAAGGGTGAAAGCGTGCAGCGCGTGGCGCTGGACCTGGGCTATGAAAACGCCAGCGGTTTTATCACCATGTTCCGCAAAGCCGTGGGCCAGCCACCGGCCCGTTACCTGGCGGACCGCGCCGGGGCGTCGAGTACCACGCCTGCAGCCATTTCGATGCACTCGGGCGCCTGA
- a CDS encoding RNA polymerase sigma factor: protein MKDTDPDVELLARISNNEPAAVNEMVTRKLPRLLALASRILGDADEAKDVAQESFLRIWRQAANWRPGEARFDTWLHRVALNLCHDRLRRRKERPLNEDEVLELADGAPALDEQLETADRSARMAAALATLPERQREAIVLQYYQELSNIDAAALMNISVEALESLLSRARRQLRSQLADTPGLARPGRGKP from the coding sequence TTGAAAGACACTGATCCGGACGTTGAGCTACTGGCGCGTATCAGCAACAACGAGCCTGCTGCCGTCAACGAAATGGTGACGCGCAAGCTTCCGCGTTTGCTCGCGCTCGCCAGTCGGATCCTCGGGGATGCCGACGAGGCCAAGGACGTGGCCCAGGAAAGTTTCCTGCGCATCTGGCGCCAGGCGGCCAACTGGCGGCCTGGCGAAGCGCGTTTCGACACCTGGCTGCACCGCGTGGCACTCAACCTGTGCCACGACCGGTTGCGTCGGCGCAAGGAGCGCCCGTTGAACGAAGACGAGGTGCTGGAACTGGCGGACGGCGCGCCGGCCCTTGATGAACAGTTGGAAACGGCCGACCGCAGTGCAAGGATGGCCGCCGCGTTGGCGACCTTGCCCGAGCGGCAGCGCGAAGCCATCGTGTTGCAGTACTACCAGGAGCTGTCGAATATCGACGCCGCGGCCCTGATGAACATCAGCGTCGAGGCACTGGAGAGCCTGCTGTCGCGGGCCCGACGCCAGTTGCGCAGTCAACTTGCCGACACACCCGGGCTCGCCCGCCCAGGAAGGGGAAAACCATGA
- a CDS encoding ribonuclease T2: MNYKTAWIALWLVLASTVAQAAPREQRPAGDFDFYLLSLSWSPTFCLTHPDNQQCSGKGYGFVLHGLWPQYAKGGWPASCDPQSRLSAQELAKGALIFPTRTLLKHEWSKHGTCSGLDASRYLDATDAALATVQIPPQLQPFNVPNYLEARDIEHLFRQSNPAMGDHGMAVICKGKVLSEVRVCLTKELRFAGCPASVKTQCRSGDIRVPVQR, from the coding sequence ATGAACTACAAGACAGCCTGGATAGCGCTGTGGCTGGTGCTGGCCAGCACGGTGGCGCAAGCGGCGCCACGCGAGCAGCGGCCCGCGGGAGATTTTGATTTTTACCTGCTGTCACTGTCGTGGTCGCCGACGTTTTGCCTCACGCACCCGGACAACCAACAATGCTCCGGCAAGGGCTATGGGTTTGTCTTGCATGGGCTATGGCCGCAATACGCCAAAGGCGGGTGGCCGGCATCGTGTGACCCGCAATCGCGGTTGTCGGCGCAGGAACTGGCCAAGGGCGCTTTGATATTCCCCACGCGCACGCTGCTTAAACATGAATGGTCCAAGCACGGCACGTGCAGCGGTCTGGATGCGTCGCGCTATCTGGACGCGACGGATGCGGCGCTGGCGACAGTGCAGATTCCGCCGCAGTTGCAGCCGTTCAATGTGCCCAACTACCTGGAAGCGCGCGACATCGAACACCTGTTTCGCCAGAGCAACCCGGCCATGGGCGACCATGGCATGGCTGTGATCTGCAAGGGCAAGGTGCTGTCCGAAGTGCGCGTGTGCCTGACCAAGGAATTGCGCTTTGCCGGTTGCCCCGCAAGCGTCAAGACTCAGTGCCGCAGCGGCGATATTCGGGTCCCGGTGCAGCGCTGA
- a CDS encoding fumarylacetoacetate hydrolase family protein, with protein sequence MTDYVITPEPIPSLAIHGSAARFPLRRVFCVGRNYSEHAREMGHDPDREPPFFFMKPADAVVPAEGVIAYPPLTADLHHEVELVVAIAKGGVNITPEDAFSHIWGYGVGIDLTRRDLQAQAKKLSRPWEWAKAFDESAPSTALQPVSAVGHPSTGKIWLKVNGEQRQVGDLADLIWSVSEVISYASQSVALKAGDLIFTGTPAGVGALQPGDVVTAGIDGVGELSFTLSQG encoded by the coding sequence ATGACTGATTATGTAATTACTCCTGAACCCATCCCATCCCTGGCCATCCATGGCAGCGCGGCACGTTTTCCGCTGCGCCGCGTGTTCTGCGTGGGCCGCAACTACAGCGAACATGCCCGCGAGATGGGGCATGATCCGGATCGCGAGCCGCCGTTCTTCTTCATGAAGCCGGCCGATGCGGTGGTGCCGGCCGAGGGCGTCATTGCCTATCCGCCGCTGACCGCCGATCTTCACCATGAAGTGGAGCTGGTGGTGGCTATCGCAAAGGGCGGGGTAAATATCACTCCCGAGGATGCGTTTTCCCACATCTGGGGTTACGGCGTCGGCATCGATCTGACCCGCCGCGACCTCCAGGCCCAGGCGAAAAAGCTCTCACGCCCGTGGGAATGGGCCAAGGCCTTTGATGAGTCGGCGCCCAGCACCGCGTTGCAGCCCGTGAGTGCGGTGGGGCACCCGTCTACCGGCAAAATCTGGCTGAAGGTCAATGGCGAACAGCGCCAGGTAGGCGACCTGGCCGACTTGATCTGGTCGGTCAGTGAAGTGATCAGCTATGCCTCGCAATCCGTCGCACTCAAGGCCGGTGACCTGATCTTTACCGGCACCCCTGCCGGCGTTGGCGCGCTGCAGCCGGGCGATGTGGTTACTGCCGGCATCGACGGCGTTGGCGAGCTGAGCTTCACCCTCAGCCAGGGTTGA
- a CDS encoding GNAT family N-acetyltransferase — protein MQMLIRVATPDDIDTLFAIRTSVVQNHLSREQMTALGITPQVLADSIREAPCVWIAEVEGRPVAFSMVDRAAGEVFAMFVQPGYEGLGLGRRLMAVAEAALFEQHERLFLITDGRDEIRANGFYQRLGWSMVARVEGDDVRYEKSRVP, from the coding sequence ATGCAAATGCTGATACGCGTGGCGACGCCGGACGATATCGACACGCTCTTCGCTATTCGCACCTCGGTGGTGCAAAACCATTTGAGCCGCGAACAGATGACCGCGCTGGGGATTACCCCGCAGGTGCTGGCAGACAGCATTCGTGAAGCGCCCTGTGTTTGGATCGCCGAGGTTGAGGGCCGGCCTGTCGCCTTTTCCATGGTCGACCGGGCCGCAGGCGAGGTGTTTGCGATGTTTGTACAGCCTGGCTACGAAGGCCTGGGCTTGGGCCGCCGCTTGATGGCGGTGGCTGAAGCGGCACTGTTTGAACAGCATGAACGGTTGTTTTTGATCACCGATGGCCGCGATGAAATCCGTGCCAACGGGTTTTACCAGCGGCTGGGCTGGTCGATGGTTGCTCGGGTCGAGGGCGACGACGTCCGGTACGAGAAGAGCAGGGTGCCTTAG
- a CDS encoding YXWGXW repeat-containing protein, with product MNPLAKLRYALLVPLAFAALVSTPTFAQTEVIIRQAPPAERVEVIPAERPGFVWDRGHWQWMHGAYAWVPGHWQEVVRNARWEPGHWESRGPNWYWREGHWIR from the coding sequence ATGAATCCACTGGCCAAATTGCGCTACGCCTTGCTGGTTCCGCTGGCGTTTGCCGCGCTTGTCAGCACCCCGACCTTTGCCCAAACCGAAGTGATCATCCGCCAGGCGCCACCGGCGGAGCGTGTTGAAGTGATTCCCGCCGAACGCCCAGGCTTTGTCTGGGACCGTGGCCACTGGCAATGGATGCACGGCGCGTATGCCTGGGTGCCGGGCCACTGGCAGGAGGTGGTGCGCAATGCCCGTTGGGAACCCGGGCACTGGGAATCCCGTGGCCCGAACTGGTACTGGCGCGAAGGCCACTGGATCCGCTGA
- a CDS encoding sensor domain-containing diguanylate cyclase translates to MSLIPPSQPDSDVYKTLLESTKAIPWRIDWQTMTFSYIGPQIEALLGWTPQSWASVDDWVERMHPDDREYVVNFCVSQSRAGVDHEADYRALTVNGDYVWIRDVVHVVRKGDEVEALIGFMFDISERKKTEEHLIRLQKQLEEYSFQDGLTGIANRRMFDTVLEREWASAQRSQLPLSLIILDIDFFKQYNDHYGHIKGDEALRQVARTLSLAANRPRDFIARIGGEEFVWLLPETDAASARQVARRCLHLICQQQIEHGFSAVSKLLTLSLGVGTHLVTPNSNLLEFVESVDKLLYKAKHNGRMRAEFADGEL, encoded by the coding sequence ATGAGCCTCATTCCTCCGAGCCAGCCCGACAGTGACGTGTACAAAACGCTGCTGGAATCGACCAAAGCCATCCCTTGGCGCATCGATTGGCAGACCATGACCTTCAGCTATATCGGCCCGCAGATCGAGGCGTTGCTGGGCTGGACCCCGCAAAGCTGGGCGAGCGTGGACGACTGGGTCGAACGCATGCACCCGGACGACCGCGAGTACGTGGTGAATTTCTGCGTGTCGCAATCACGCGCCGGCGTCGATCACGAGGCCGATTACCGCGCGCTGACGGTAAACGGAGACTACGTGTGGATCCGCGATGTGGTGCATGTGGTGCGCAAGGGCGATGAAGTCGAAGCGTTGATCGGCTTCATGTTCGATATCAGCGAGCGCAAGAAGACCGAAGAACACTTGATTCGCCTGCAAAAACAACTGGAGGAATATTCCTTCCAGGACGGCCTCACCGGCATTGCCAACCGCCGCATGTTCGACACCGTGCTGGAGCGCGAATGGGCAAGCGCCCAGCGCAGCCAGTTGCCGCTGTCGTTGATCATCCTCGATATCGACTTTTTCAAGCAGTACAACGACCACTACGGCCATATCAAAGGCGACGAAGCCTTGCGCCAGGTAGCGCGCACCTTGTCGCTGGCGGCTAACCGGCCACGGGATTTCATTGCGCGGATCGGCGGCGAGGAGTTTGTGTGGCTGCTGCCAGAGACTGACGCGGCGTCGGCCAGGCAAGTGGCGCGACGCTGCCTGCACCTGATCTGCCAACAACAGATCGAACATGGCTTTTCAGCGGTTTCCAAGCTGCTGACCCTGAGCCTGGGCGTTGGCACGCATCTGGTGACGCCCAACAGCAACCTGCTCGAGTTTGTCGAGTCAGTCGATAAGTTGCTGTACAAGGCCAAACATAACGGGCGTATGCGGGCAGAGTTTGCCGACGGTGAACTTTGA
- a CDS encoding NUDIX hydrolase → MKIRATVICEHEGHILFVRKARSKWALPGGKVERDERPVGAAERELEEETGLNVDGLLYLQELKARDTVHHVFEASVVNIAEARPCNEIVDCRWHAYAALDELDTTDATRHIVKSFLRRL, encoded by the coding sequence ATGAAAATAAGGGCCACGGTCATTTGCGAACACGAGGGGCATATCCTCTTCGTGCGCAAGGCCAGATCGAAATGGGCATTGCCCGGCGGCAAGGTCGAGCGCGATGAGCGCCCGGTCGGCGCGGCCGAACGAGAGTTGGAAGAAGAAACCGGATTGAACGTGGACGGCTTGCTGTACTTGCAGGAATTGAAGGCCCGCGACACCGTGCACCACGTGTTCGAAGCCTCGGTGGTGAATATCGCCGAGGCACGACCTTGCAACGAGATCGTCGATTGCCGCTGGCACGCCTATGCCGCGCTGGACGAACTGGACACCACCGACGCCACCCGCCACATCGTTAAATCCTTCCTACGCCGTTTGTAA
- a CDS encoding TonB-dependent siderophore receptor, producing the protein MSRLARPLHPLALSVAFAFAAVPLLAVQSSFAEESSSASRRFSIPAGDLSQALNSLAEQAGLVLAFDASLTRGKHSNGLSGQYDTDVALSQLLAGSGLQALKISADRYRLEAIPDSGGAMELQATTISGAYHSESPTGPVAGYVATRSLSGTKTDTALIETPQSISVVTKDQMRAQNAESLNQILRYSAAVVPETRGATASRLDQLTIRGFAPATYLDGLRMPSSRDALPQKDAFDLERVEVLRGPASVLYGQGTPSGVINMVTKRPLDTPFHEVGVEYGTFNKKRTTFDLSGPLDDQGVYSYRVAGLFDDADGQVEHTETRRQSLSSALTWRPDEDTSLTLLGHFQKDPKGASYGSVPAWGSVLRSPTGRKIDVDFYDGEKNFEKSDREYYSVGYAFEHHFNDVWTVRQNARYLRAEGIYRSIYNSNLQADYRTSTRSTIATDVDMDAYTLDNQAQAKFDTGPLQHTLLMGLDYQNTRTDTKAGYGKGPNLDIFDPVYGAPVVTPAFTTDATSRSEQTGAYLQEQMKWDKWVLLLGGRYDWASTDSTTKTISSGAKSKSSLDSKAFTGRVGVVYLFDNGLAPYASYAESFNPQSGTGYGGSVFKPTEGKQYEIGIKYQPPGSNSFITAAIFDLRQSNVPTLDPDPSHLCGNGRCSVQDGEQQSRGFELEGKASLNDNLDITAAYAYLDNRASKSNSTVQYAPLTDKGIGPAIPVEGTTTYGVPRHTASAWADYTFHDGQLKGFGVGAGARYVGSSWGDTANTLKVPGYTLVDAAVHYDIPNIANPMDNLRLALNATNLANKEYVASCYSYSWCWYGSQRTVQASATYQW; encoded by the coding sequence ATGTCGCGCCTTGCTCGTCCTTTGCATCCACTGGCCCTGTCAGTGGCGTTTGCCTTTGCCGCCGTGCCATTGCTGGCCGTCCAGTCCTCGTTCGCCGAAGAAAGCAGCAGCGCGTCGCGCCGTTTCTCGATTCCCGCCGGTGACCTCAGCCAGGCCCTCAACAGCCTGGCCGAACAGGCCGGCCTGGTACTGGCATTCGATGCAAGTTTGACCCGCGGCAAGCACAGCAATGGCTTGAGTGGGCAGTACGACACCGACGTGGCGCTGAGCCAATTGCTCGCCGGCAGCGGCTTGCAGGCGCTGAAGATCTCTGCCGACCGCTACCGCTTGGAAGCCATTCCGGATAGCGGCGGCGCCATGGAGTTGCAGGCCACCACCATCAGCGGCGCCTACCACAGCGAAAGCCCCACCGGGCCAGTCGCCGGTTATGTGGCCACCCGCAGCCTGTCGGGCACCAAGACCGACACCGCGCTGATCGAAACCCCGCAGTCGATCTCCGTGGTCACCAAGGACCAGATGCGCGCGCAGAACGCCGAAAGCCTCAACCAGATCCTGCGCTACAGCGCCGCCGTGGTGCCGGAAACCCGAGGTGCCACGGCCTCGCGTCTCGACCAGTTGACCATCCGCGGTTTCGCCCCGGCCACTTACCTCGATGGCCTGCGCATGCCGTCGAGTCGTGACGCGTTGCCGCAAAAAGACGCCTTTGACCTGGAGCGCGTCGAAGTGCTGCGCGGCCCGGCGTCGGTGCTGTACGGGCAGGGCACGCCGAGCGGGGTGATCAACATGGTCACCAAGCGTCCGTTGGACACGCCGTTTCATGAAGTCGGCGTCGAGTACGGCACCTTCAACAAAAAGCGCACCACCTTCGACCTCAGCGGCCCGCTGGACGACCAGGGGGTGTATTCCTACCGCGTAGCGGGGTTGTTCGACGACGCCGATGGCCAGGTCGAACACACCGAAACCCGTCGCCAGTCGCTGTCCAGCGCCTTGACCTGGCGCCCGGACGAGGACACTTCGCTGACCTTGCTCGGGCATTTCCAGAAGGACCCCAAAGGCGCGTCCTACGGCTCTGTGCCCGCCTGGGGTTCGGTGTTGCGCAGCCCCACCGGGCGCAAGATCGACGTGGATTTCTACGACGGCGAAAAGAACTTCGAGAAGAGCGACCGCGAGTATTACTCCGTCGGGTACGCCTTCGAGCATCACTTCAACGATGTCTGGACTGTGCGCCAGAACGCGCGTTACCTGCGCGCCGAAGGCATCTACCGCAGCATTTACAACAGCAACCTGCAGGCCGATTACCGCACATCCACGCGGTCGACCATCGCCACCGATGTCGACATGGACGCCTACACCCTCGACAACCAAGCGCAAGCCAAATTCGACACCGGGCCGTTACAGCACACGCTGTTGATGGGCCTCGACTACCAGAACACCCGCACCGACACCAAGGCCGGTTACGGCAAGGGGCCGAACCTCGACATCTTCGACCCCGTCTACGGCGCGCCTGTGGTCACGCCGGCCTTCACCACCGATGCAACCTCTCGCAGCGAGCAAACCGGGGCGTACCTGCAAGAGCAAATGAAGTGGGACAAATGGGTGCTGTTGCTCGGTGGTCGTTATGACTGGGCCAGCACCGACAGCACCACCAAAACCATCAGCTCCGGCGCCAAGAGCAAGTCGTCCCTGGACAGCAAGGCGTTTACCGGCCGTGTCGGCGTGGTCTACCTGTTCGATAACGGCCTGGCGCCGTATGCCAGCTACGCGGAGTCGTTCAACCCGCAATCGGGCACCGGTTATGGCGGTTCAGTGTTCAAGCCGACCGAAGGCAAGCAGTATGAAATCGGCATCAAATACCAGCCGCCGGGCAGCAACAGCTTTATCACCGCAGCGATTTTCGACCTGCGCCAGAGCAACGTGCCGACCCTGGACCCGGACCCGAGTCATCTGTGTGGCAACGGCCGTTGCAGCGTCCAGGACGGCGAGCAACAGTCGCGTGGTTTCGAGCTGGAAGGCAAGGCCAGCCTCAACGATAACCTCGACATCACTGCGGCCTACGCCTACCTGGACAACCGCGCGAGCAAGTCCAACAGCACCGTGCAGTACGCGCCGCTCACTGATAAAGGCATAGGTCCGGCGATTCCGGTTGAGGGCACCACCACCTACGGTGTACCGCGCCACACCGCCTCGGCGTGGGCCGACTACACCTTCCACGACGGCCAGCTCAAGGGCTTCGGCGTCGGCGCGGGGGCGCGCTATGTCGGCTCGTCCTGGGGCGATACCGCCAACACCCTGAAAGTGCCGGGCTACACCTTGGTTGATGCGGCGGTGCACTACGACATCCCGAATATCGCCAACCCCATGGACAACCTGCGCCTGGCGCTGAACGCAACTAACCTGGCGAACAAGGAATACGTGGCGTCCTGTTATTCCTATTCGTGGTGCTGGTATGGCTCGCAGCGTACGGTGCAGGCGAGTGCGACCTATCAATGGTGA